The genome window AGCACGGCTGACAGGCCGAGCTCAGGCAGCACAGAGAGCGATCGCGGCCAACTGTCCTATGACTCAGACTTGAGAGGCTCTGCCCACATTGTTCCCAGCATGGGAGGAGTGGTGCTACCTGGGCCGGGACCTGGATGAGCGGCGGAAAACGAGTGAGCGGAGAATTCAAGCATAGGTTTGTACACGCTGCCGAGGTCCTaaaagaggagaagcagaatgTCCCGATGAGGCTGCCAAGCCGCGCTTTAGAATAGCCTCCTGTAGGCTTTCAGACTCGGTTAAAGGAATAGTCTGACATTTTCAGAAACACCACTCAGCACCAGCAGAACCGCTCTCGTGTCTGTctgacaaagagagagagagggtccGGAGGCTTTTAGCTCCAGACGCAGCTACTAATGTACACAGTGGGTTTAATTATGTGTTTGCAGTGATGTCATCACGCGCCCTGTTTCACCCGTCTGACCTGTCCACTCACTTTCTCTCCAGAAGCAGAGGCACCACTCCGCCGTGGAGACCTTTCCGTCCCTGTAGCTGTCACAGGAGTTGAAGAAGGGTCGGATGCAGATCTCATACTTGTCCAGGTTAACAGCAGCCAGCTCCGCCTGGTCCAGGTACAGGTCGCTGTTGGTGTCCAGCTTTGAGAACATCCAGCCAATGGAGTCCTTGCAGCTGGCCACCAGGCTCCTGTCCAGCGCTGTTGGGAATATTCGTTCGCAAGGTGCTTTAGCGTCTTTCTGTCGACACGGCATTTACTCGGCACTGAGTCGTGAGCTCGGAGGCCGCGGGGAATAAAGCGGCATCGTGAGGCACTGACCTGAGGCTGTGCCGGCGCCGAGCTTGCCAGAGTTGTTGTGCTTGGCGTTCCCGTGAAGGAGCTGGAACCAGTCTCTGAGGCGGTCGCCCAGGTCTGCCAGGTCCTGGCCAGTGCAGCTCTCTGTGGGAGCACAAAGGGGGAATCCCTGCATTGAGAAGCCTGGCAGCGACTCACCTTCCCAAAAGGCAGCGCTGTATGTGCAGCCAACCCAGCGAAGGGCTCTGCCTTTGATTTCCCTCTGATTTATACCGTAAACGGGACACTTTTGCACCGCAGAACAGAGCCCTTATGCATTGCAAATCCTCTTTCAGTCTCAGCCTCCAGATGAAATGCAGGAGTAACGTTTGTTCATTTTGGTCAATTCAAATTTTCACATGCCCAAGAGCCCTTAGGACAATCAATGGAGTTTGACTCCAGTCATAGCCAGTGCACACTCTAAATAATTAATTACTACATGACTGAAAGAGCATTTTAACCACATGAGGGGTGTTTGGCAGTGATCAATAAAGGTAAATATAGTTGAAGACACTTGCCTCGCttggtgtcagtgtttgtgacgATGACTGGGGCTGTGGCACAGGGGCAGAAGCCGGTGCACATGACATTCAGGTCTTTGCCTGTGAGGCAGGACTGCTGCTCCAGCTTACACTGTgaggagagggcgagcgagcgagagagaaagagagagagagaggggcgatgCAGTTAAAATATTTATGGGGGTGACCGCAGAAAAAGAAGATTGCTCATTCAGATGAGACACTGCACTTAGAGAAAGTCGCAGCAGGAATGAGACGTCTTCTCATGCAAGGTCAAAATTAAAACCTCCACGTAAATCAATAAAGAGTCCAGGCGCTGGCTGGGCCACGGCGATGCCGCTCAAAACCACGTCAGTCATTAATCACGCTGCCACTCGGAGCGGTGATGAAGTGCGCCGGCCCGCTGCGCCCACATATATGTCAGCGCGGCAGGAAACAGCACTTGACTGGACTCCCTCTCATTATTCAAAGCGATGACACGGCCACTTTCCGTTTCTTTGCAGGCTTCATGCGGAGGCAGGACGCGTCTCTCACCTCGGAGGCATAGTTGTGTCCGTCAGAGCCGCACACGGGCGAGGAGGCGGCCGCGGGACAGGGTCTGCAGCCGCTCTCCCGGCCTTCCGGCTGTTTGACCCTGGGCCAACAGGAGAAAACGTCAAAAAGCAATACAACAAAGCATCAGAGAGACCTCACAAGAGCACGGTATTAAAAGCTCTTTGTAATTCACGCAACAAATCAACTAAACCAGAGCTCTCTGATCATCGTTACCAGAAACTCATCATCTGTCTGATAATATTTCGCCTGCTTTGTTCCCCCGCGTCCATTGGCTTCATGTGCATTATGACTTCTGAGCCTGCCACTAAATGACGCCGGGCTGGTTCGCTGTGTGCTCGCGCTCGTGCTTATTACCCATTAGCCGACACAGTCGCTCTCATCTCTGGAGTGACTCTGTAAATGAAGCACTTTACTGGAAAAGATAAACGCCGGTCGGAGCCGGCGGATTCTGCAGGTAGTAATAACTCACGCCATTAATTCCTCGCAGCCGTTTCGGGGCTTTTAAGACGGCAAGCCCTTGTTTTGCAGTCGAACAGGTGACTGGATGAACGCTTCCACGCGGGGTTTACAGGGAGCAGCTCTTTGTGAGGGGAGGCATCGGGAACACGAACACTAGCGTGAGAATATGACTGGGATGATAATCGTGCATAAAGGCGGCTGCTGAAAGCCAGTAATCATCATAATTAGAAGGATTTCACAGGCAGAGACTCCGTTTTTAAGATCTATCGCGACTGAATGGAACTGAAGAACGGCGAGCGGCGATCGATAGGTCCCGCCACTCGTTCCACCCACCTGTGCTCCAGCTTCTTGCGGTTGACGCACATGGCCCTCTGGTAGCCCTGAGCCACGCACACCTTGTGGCGGCTGCACTTCACGTTCTGGCACGGGTCCTTGGTGGTGTCCACGTCTGCCGGCACACACCCAACACGTCAGTCCCTCGTATTGTGCTCCCACTCAAGCTTTGCGTGACCTCAGCATGAATAACCTCcagtgtttctttctttttctgcaaTATTCTTTCATTGTCTGCAGATGTGCATGCACAGCTGTCATCGACGTGCTCTTGCAGACTCCAACTGCTGCCTCTGATTGCGTGAAAGCCTGACAGCCCTGATTGAGCACCTCTTTCTCTCAGCTTGTCACATCTCACTTCCCCCCATGACAACTTATCACTATTTCTACCATCTCGCTTCTTCTCtcgctcacaaacacaaacacacacgtcttCGTCTCCCACGTTCCTTTTCATCCACCTCCCTCCCGCCGCCGGCTCCTTCCCATCCCCGCACCTCTCTATATATCTTTGGAGAGTTTAATGGCTCCGTGACAGTTTCGACGGGCCGGGATGGAAATAGCTCCCGTGTCCTCCGCGTCCCCCCCGCCCGCGGTCAGCGCCGTGCAAACCTGGATGTCACACCGTCCCATAAGGAAACGGTACGGGCTCAGATTAAGTGAGGAGCAACTGGCAAGTGGCGCATTTAAGCTGTGAAATCCTGAGTCAGCTTTGAGCAGCTGCTTTGTAGTCAACATAGTCAACATATGAGGTGGCCGCCAGCCAGGTCCCTGCGAAGCTGGCGACGCTGGCGATACGTCAGTGCTGCTGGAGGCAGGTTGGAGAAAACACTCCTGCGGTGCCTCGGGTGATTTGACTCTACAAGGTGTGAGGCTCGACCGGCGGTGGCAGCTTATGAAGCTGGTGCTTCCGTCATATTCAGGCTTTTACATTAGCTTGTGTCACGAGTCAACTCTCATCCGGCTACTTTGGTTCctaaaaagcaaataaagcgATCCGAACGGACATCTTACCTAAATTTGACCTCTCACCCAGGAGGGAagtcataaaaacacaggatACAGCGTTTTGGGTGAGCAGAGAGGCTCAAAGACAGAGAGTTGGATCCTGGCAGCGCTGATGTCTCATAAACCTGAAACCGTCAGGACTTATAAATGATTCTTGTGCCCACTTGACTTTTATGAGCTTCATCTTTTCCAACAGGTATTCTGCTCCGTCGTGATTCAACCCAGCAGCTGTAGCCACAGTCTGTGGTTGATGCTACATTTGTCTGCTATTTTAGGACATAAAAGCTGCCAGGATTGGCCCAACGTGTCACCGTGGATCTCACTTTGGCTTCTGCTCGACGATAAAGCAGCAGAGTCATATAATGCTGTCTGTGCCTCAACAAGTAGCATCGGTTCCCTTCAGTGGACCTCATCAGTCCTGAGGCCGTCCGCTGCTTTATGTTGCAGAGACTGTCACTTTATATGTAGTTGGAGGGCGCTATCAGGTTATCATTGCATTATGTCAACACTGAATTCAGTCATGGCTCATAAACTTTCATGGGAGTTGTTCTTCTTCCATTCCCACTGTGGCATTTTCTTCATTTCTGCCCAGCGAGCAGTTTCTGTACCTGCAACCTGCGCCGTGGACTGAACCAGCGAGCAGAGAGCACGCGCCGCATGTGCTAGAAATCACCTTcatgtgttgttttaatattataatatcTGTGAGATCACAAACCCACAGACAGTCATGCATCGTAGATCATTAGAATAAGAACATGATGTGTGTTGTAATTTTGGATGTGTGAACCACAAACATCCAGATGACGAATGCTTTAATAAACATTTgaccatttacacacacacacacacacacacacacacacacacacacacacacacacacacacacacacacacacacacacacacagcaacattaGCTCTTTTGGTGTAATTGAGATCTAACTTCTCCTCCACCGAGCCCTCGGGGAACGAGCTGGCTGCCGAACGCCCCCCGCGTTCACCAGCCACAGTAGTTGTGAACTTGCTTGCGTGCTGTTCGATACAGATGTCAGAGATGATTTGTCAACAAATGATTTGTGTGCCGTGAAATCAGCTGCTATTTCGTTAAACAAAAGCATCTGATTGATCCGCGGCCTAACCTTTCACTAAAGCACATATTTTTACATCATTCCAGCTCAACGTTCCCATAGAAACGGCGCCAGTGTTTTCACTCCAGATGCGGATGCGGATGTGCAGACCTCTTGTCGTTCGCATGTTCGGTTTCTCTGTGAGCATCTTTAAATCTGCCTCCAAGCAACAGCTTACGCCCCTCATCCCACGTTCCTGCAAAACTCCTACATGCTAAGAAAAGCAATCTAAACATTTACATCAGAATCCGTCTGTTTTCCCTCTcgctgcttgttgtgtttttgatcaTGCTGCATTGAAAATTCCTTGCAGATGTGTAAGAGCCTTTATGGGTTTTAAATCCCCCTGTAATCGTGTCAAGAAAGGAGACGTGACTGCACAGAGCTTGCATCCAATCTCTCAGAGATTATTACTGTTATTGCAGTGCGATCGAGGCACGGCTGCCTCCTCATCCGTGATCTGCTTTTCCCCCCGTCCTCTGCACCTGCACCTGAATTCCCTTCGCAGAAAAACTCCTCCATCTGAAACATTAAAGCTTTGTAAAACATATAGTAGTTGCATCGCGTTGAAAACTGAAAAGAATTAGCTCATGATGGGGCCCATCTGACAGTCTGAGGAAAATGAGTTTCAACTGGATTTGCAATTACTGTCATTGAAGAGGCCTTTGTGTCCTTCATTTAATTGGTGGCTGCCGTGTTAAAATGGCCTGCAGCTTTATTCACCTCCAGTGGAGTTATTAAATGATTTACTTGCACTTCTATCTACCATCTACTTCTAATTTCACATTAAATCTGAATAATCTGAACCTGTTGCACTAATGGAGGCATCATATCGGCCATTTTTTAGGATCCAATTAGTGAGGTTTTTTTCTCTGGGCGTCCAAGAAGTTAGTTATCGGCACAAAGACTGTCAAGGTCGAGTGTGGAGCGGCCCACAAACACGAACCGTCAGCTCGATATAAAACGCGCCGGGCGCGTCTGAAGTCTTTTGTCGAGTCTTTTGTTCTCGCTCGTGCACCTTGCTGGACTCTCTGCTGTCTTCTTGAATTTGCAATGGAGAGAACCGCGATCAATTAGGGCTGCGGAATTAGTTCCAGGGGGAGTTGCGATGGGGGACGGAATCAATGGTATTCAAATGAACACGGCCCACGCTACAGCGGGCGAGGTGTTCTCCTGACATTACGTTAGTAATTCCCCCGTTACGGGAACAAATGACTGGAACGACGTCCGGCGCCGCTCCTTCTCACATCTCCCTCCCCCGAGGCGAGCCGTCGGCGCCTTTCAAGCGGGGCGGCGTGGGCGTGGTGCCGCACCCGACCTCCAGAAAACACCGGCAACCCGACGGGGCGGCTGGGAGGGCATCGGCGTGTACGAGCAGCACCATTACAGCCCGATCTGCCCAATGAGTCACACTCCGCTCCATTACCTCCAGGCAGGGTTAGCGTTTGACCCGCTCCATCCGCAGCTGAGTTAAACCGTTGTTTTGAAGTGTTTATCCCACAGCTCCGCGCTCGGATCAATGTGTGTTGAACTGAACTGCAGCTAAACGGGACTAGAATACGCAGGTCCCGTCCCGAGGAACGTGAAAAAccataaattttatttattcaattgAATGGATCTCGTGGGAAACTATTATTAAAATGCttggttcagcagctgcttaatGCTCCACTATGTAGCAGCTATAGATAGTAGATGGAGGTTATGAAACATCTGGAAAATAATGACCCCCCCATGTCCTTGTTTTCTATCTGTATTCATTTTTGCCCACGACTAAATGACCATTTGTCTGGCACAGAAAGCGTTCACGGTGTTCAGTCTCCTCCGCAGCTGATTTGAGATTTaagtgagatttttttttttgtcgacGAGGAACAGACCCCATGGAGGTAAATGGAGCCTGGTGGGAGTTCTGAGTTGAGCCCTCAGCAACAAAGGCAATTATAGCAGGCTTTTCAGACTAATGGATCCACGTGAAGGCTCGGCTTCTCCCTTCCTGAATCACAACTGCCTCCTCACCTTCCACAGTCTATGACACCCTGGACCGGCGCCCATCACAATCTGGCCGACGCCAGGAAGAAAGATTATTGAAAGAACGCACGGCTTTGATGAAGAGCCTTTTGCTATTTCATTGTCGAGAGCcagtattttaaaaaaacagacagctCTTAGCGTCGATTATGTAGAACTGTCCTTTCAAGTAAAGCTATTTGAATACTGGAGTTCAACAAACCGTCTCTGCCTGTACAGCAGCGTATATTCTAACATTAACACAATTGTAATCACGTTTATCCTCAGATGTTCACAAAAATCTCTTTAAATTAGATAAAGTGATTTGCTTC of Betta splendens chromosome 19, fBetSpl5.4, whole genome shotgun sequence contains these proteins:
- the LOC114845664 gene encoding testican-2-like encodes the protein MEGNVGSDENVDTTKDPCQNVKCSRHKVCVAQGYQRAMCVNRKKLEHRVKQPEGRESGCRPCPAAASSPVCGSDGHNYASECKLEQQSCLTGKDLNVMCTGFCPCATAPVIVTNTDTKRESCTGQDLADLGDRLRDWFQLLHGNAKHNNSGKLGAGTASALDRSLVASCKDSIGWMFSKLDTNSDLYLDQAELAAVNLDKYEICIRPFFNSCDSYRDGKVSTAEWCLCFWREKPPCLAELERIQVQEAAKKKLVMYVPSCDEDGYYRKVQCDQSRAECWCVDQHGGEMTGTRIHGNPDCDEAAGYSGDFGSGVGWEDEEEKEAEDNGEEAEEEEEEEGEADDGGYIW